TTGAATTAAATTCCATGATTTTGAAAGTAAAAATGGAGTTTTTGCATGAATTTTATCATCAGCAGGTTTAAGTATTTTTTTAACATCAGCTATTGGGGATAATGTTTCAAAGCCTTCAATTTCTTCAGCTATTTTTATGTCAATGTCATATCCGAGTTCTTGAGCTGCACAAAATGGGGTCACTCCTCCGCTGACGGCTATTCCAACCATTCCTTCAGGTACGGGAACTCCCAACATATTTTTGCCTTCTTCAGAAACTGCCATTACTCCCCCAATTCCAATTTTTTCCAATTTGTTTATGATGTTTAGGGCACGTTCCCGCCCTACACTTGGAATGAGGCGTAAATTAGCAGGTATTGTTCCGGTCCCGGTATTTATCACATCTAATACAGAAGTCATTCCCGGAGCTACAAATGCATCAAGAGGTGTTACAGATGTTTTTTTGTAGGAAATCAGTTCTGTAAATTTTGTCGGAACATAATCTCTGATTTTAACTAATCCTCCGTATAGTGGGATTGTAGGTATTCCTTCGTTTAACAGAATTCCGTCAATTGTGGTTCCGCATATTGTTTTTATCTGTATTTCTTCTTTGCTGTTACCTTCTTTTAAATTGATGTAAGGACTAACACAAAGACCACTTTTGAAAACATCTTTGATTATATTAAATGCTTCTTCATCGTAAATAGTTGAAGTATTTACTACAACATTTCCCGCCCGGTTCATGTAGTTGAAACTAGTCAAATAAATCATTTCTTCAAATTTTGAATAAATGAAATCAACCTGATCATAGATTATACCTTTATCAAGCTTTTTCCTGCCCAGTTCTGTAATTTGTCTGCCGGAATATCCCATTCTTTCAGTATATCCTTTTTCATCAAGAATTTGCATATGATATCTAACAGCACGTTCTCCTAAGTTAAATCCTTTGTTTTTCAACTCTTCTGCTATTAATTTAGAACCAGTAGGTTTATTTTGCTCATTTAATATTCTTAAAATTTCAATTATTTTGTGTTCTGATTCAGTCATATGATGCTCCCTTTTTTCTTAAATATAATCATGCCTAATTTTACTTAAGAATCATTATATTTAAAAAATAAAAAAAGTATATTTAGATTTAAATATCTAAATATTTGTTTTGTTCGTATCCGAATACTTGTACACGGTATTCGTCCCATTCTTTGTATTTGAGCTCTAGGAATTTTTCACTGGTGTGGTCTCCTAAAGTGGATAATATCAATGGGTCTTCTTCAAGTGCATGGTAAGCTTCCCATAAACTGGATGGTAAAACTTGAATTCCCATAGCTTCTCTTTCTTCTTCGGTTAATGAGTAGATGTTAATTTCGGTAGGTTCTCCAGGATCAATTTTATTTTGAATACCGTCAATACCTGCTTCTAACATTACTGCAAATGCTAAGTATGGGTTACATGCTGGGTCTGGTGCTCTGTATTCAATACGGGTTGCTTTACCACGAGCTGCAGGTACCCTGATTAATGCAGATCTGTTTTTAAGACCGTATGCTCTGTATACTGGAGCTTCATAACCTGGCACTAAACGTTTGTATGAGTTTACAATAGGGTTGGTAATTGCGGTTAATGCTGGAGCGTGAGCAAGCAATCCTCCCATGAAGTGAAGTGCGTCTTTAGATAATCCGGTTTCGCTGTTTGGGTCAGAGAACAGGTTTCTGTCTCCTTTGAATACTGACTGGTGACAGTGCATACCACTACCGTTTACACCAAAGAACGGTTTTGGCATAAAGGTTACTCTGTAATCCATTTGGTCAAAAGTAGCCATGTTGTCTACAATAGCTTTAATAGCTTGTTTAAAGGTAATTACAGCATCTGCAGTTTTTAATGCATCTTTAAATTTAAATGCAATTTCGTTTTGACCAGGTCCTACTTCGTGGTGAGAAGCTTCTACTTCGAAATCTAATTCTTCTAAGTTTAAGGTTAGTTCTCTTCTGAAATCAGGTCCTTTATCTAAAGGTTCAACATCAAAGTATCCTGCTTCATCGTAAGGCATTGGGTATCCTTCATCGTCAATATCTACAATAAAGAATTCTGGTTCAGGACCTATGTTATATTGTAATCCCATTTTTCCAATTTTAGCTAAAGATTTTTTCAGGATACCTCTTGGGTCTCCAACAAATGGTTTTCCGTCAGGAGTCCAGACATCACAAATAAATCTACATACTGCAGATTCTTCAGGCCTCCAGGATACTCTTGAGTAAGTGTGGATATCAGGTTTGAGAACAAGGTCACTTTCATTGATTCCTACGAATCCTGCAATTGAAGATCCGTCAAATAACATACCTTCAACAAATAAGTCTGCCATGTCATCTTCTTTAAATGGAATTACAATGTTTTTAGCAGTTCCATTTATATCAACAAATTGTAAACGGATAAATTTAATATTATCCTCTTTCATTTGTTTAATTACGCTTTCCATTAATTCTTCGTTAACTTTTTCAGTCATTAAATCATACTCCATATAAATCTTATGGATATTAGTTTCAAAAGGTTAGTCGGAAAATACCTTCCTCCCTTGGCAATACATTTCCTTCTCATATTATATAAATGTTTTGAATAAATGTACTTATAAGGATTATTTATATTTTTTAATATATAATCACAATGATTTTTATTTTTCAATGGTTAATTCAATAGCTTTTTTAAAAATTAATGGGAATATGTTCAAGTTTAAATAAATGAGTCTGTAAAATTTTATAGGCTTATTTGTTTTTTAATTTTTTACAGTTGAACTTTCATTTTGATGAAATTTCATTCTAATTTTTCTTTAATTTTAATATAAATGATTTAAAAATAGTAAAATACTTTAATAAGTGAGGACAAATAATATTTTATGACCAAACAAAACAAATCTGCCCTCAATAGTAATATAGACTTCATACAACTTAAACTTTATGATTTTTTTGATGAAAAAATTGATCAAGAAAAAATTATTTCAAAAAGATTGAATAAAACACCTAATTTTGAAAATACTAATCATAAACTATTTTTAGATGAAAATAATACTTTTAAATATGATAATCCCATTTGTCCAGTTTGTGGAAGCCACAAAATAATCAAAAAAGGCACAATAAAGAAAAACAAACAAAATACTAATGGAAAAACAACAGAATTCAAAGAACAGCAATATCAATGCAAAAAATGTGGAAAAAAATTCGGAATATACAATAATCCATTAATTGGTGAAAATAAACAATTTTTACAAGAAATAATGGATAAAATTCCAGGAATAATGAAAATAGGGTACCAATCACTTCGTAAAATAAGTAAATACTTTGAAATATTCCTTGGAATCAGAATATCTCATCAAACAATCAAGAACTGGTCTGACAAAAATCACGAAGAAAGCATCAGCAATGAAAAATTTGAATATTCTGGCTATTATTTATATGATGAGCAATTTTTAAGACTTAATGGAACTAGACACTACAGATTAACTTTATTTGATGCAATACTCAATATTCCAGTCACAGAACGAATAGTACGTCGCAGAATACCAAAAAACACGAAAAAATTTATCTTAGAATCAACAGAAAATAAACCATTCATTTGCCTAACAACCGATTTATTCCCAATGTATCGTAATGTAGCAGATGAAATAGAAGTAAAACATCAATTGTGCATATTTCATCTGTTTCAAACAATAAACCATAAATTAAAAGTATATTGTAGAAGAAACAAGATTAATGGAAAACAAAGAGACCATATTTACGAAAATGCACAAGAATTAAAAAACTGTTTCAGACAAAACTCAAAAAAAGAAGCAATAGAACAATTTAAACAATATTTACAAAAATATACGGCCATACCAGTTGTTTTAAAAGATTTCATAAGAAAACATATCATAAATCACTTCCACAGATACGTAGAATATCTTGATGATGAAAATATAGAAAAAACATCAAATAAAGTCGAAAATTACTACAGACAAACCAATCCTGAAAAAATAAAGAAAATATACAAAACCAAAAATGGAATCCTGACATTTTTAGACTATCAAATGCAAAATTGGACTGAAAAACACATTAAAATCAAATAAGCCTATAAAATTTTACAGACTCATAAATTTAAAGAATTTTTATTTTCTTTTAATGAAGAGATTCCTGATGAATTAAAAAATGACATTACTAAGGACTTGCTTAATTTAACAGATATCTTTGAAGAATATGAAATTAAAGATTATCTTCCTGATTTTTACTTAGATGATTATAATATCTATATAGAACATTTTGGATTAAACCGTAACTGTGAAAATCATTTAATTGGTGGAAAATCATCTGAGGAATATGTTAAAGAAATGGAATGGAAAAGGAAAGTACATAAAAAATATGGAACTACTTTAATTGAAACTTTTTCATATTATCAATCAGAAAACAGATTATTAACACGTTTGGCAGAAAAATTACAAGCTCAGGGTGTTGAATTTAATGAAATTGAATATAGGGAAGTTTATAGAATATTGTTGGAAAATAAAACTATAAAAGAATGGGAAGATTTCATTGTATTGTTAAAAACATTTATTGAGTTATTTAAAGGAAATAATTATGATGAAACTAAATTTAAAGAATTTTATGATTATGTTGGTGGATTAAAAGATAGTTTTTCAAAAGATAGGACAATAGCATTTTTAAAAATTGTTGAAGAGATTTACAATGACTATGAAGCATATTTATTAAAAATTAAAAAAATTGATTTTAATGATATGATTAATAAAGCCAGTGATTGTATTGTGAAAAATGGATTAGATTTGCCTTACAAATATATAATTGTTGATGAATATCAGGACACTTCATTTACCAGATATAACTTGTTAAGAAATATCTGTGATAGTATTGGTGCCAAGATAATGGTTGTAGGTGATGACTGGCAGTCTATTTACAGTTTCAGTGGATGTGATGTAAATATTTTTACCAAATTTGATAATTTCTTTGATGTTTGTGAAACCAGATATATTGAAAAAACATACAGGAATTCTCAACAGTTAATTGATGCTTCAAGTAATTTTGTAATGAAAAATCCCGATCAAACCAGAAAGGAATTAAAATCTTCTAAATCATTGAAATATCCAATTAAACTGGTTAATTTTGATAATGATTTTGATGAAATATTAAAATTTGAATTAATAATAAAAAATATCATAAACCAATCAACATTTAAAAACAAAAAGATTCTGATTTTAGGTAGAAATAATAAGGACATATTTAATTTACTAAAGAATTTCAATGTAGAAAATGAATATGGAAAAAGAAAATTTGAGATTTTAGGAGATGAAGATAAATTAAGAAGAAATAAATTTGTAAAAATTGTTTATAGGGAGAGTCCGGATGTTAACATTGAATATCGTACTGTTCATCAGTCTAAAGGTTTAGAATGTGATAATGTAATTTTAATAAATTTGAAAAATTGGAAGGCGGGTTTTCCAAATAAAATGGTTGATGATCCTGTTTTAAATTTTGTTAAAAGGAATGGAGATTCTTTTAGTTATGCTGAGGAAAGAAGATTGTTTTATGTTGCTTTAACTAGAACAAAAAATAATGTTTATTTATTAGCACCTTATTTTAAAAGTTCGGTGTTCGTTCAGGAGCTGAAAACTGATGCAAATGTTGAATTGCTTAACCTGGAACATAATAGGCTGGAAACTCTTAAAAATATTGAAAAAAATGGAGAACGTTATGTAATTCCAACTAAATTAAAATGTCCTGTTTGTAAAACAGGTGTGGTTTTGCTGGAATCTTTTTGGAATAAGGGTAAACTTAATAGGGTTCTTAAATGTTCTCATAATATGGCGCCTCCATTTAATCGCTGTAATTGGGAAGGAGGTTATTATGGAAGTGAACTTGAGGATTTGGATGATATAGAATATTGTCCAAGCTGCGATGGGATACTTATAAAACGTTACCGACATAGTGACGGGCATCCATTTTTAGGTTGTACGAATTTTAGAAAAACAGGATGTAGGGGAAAAGGTAAAAAATTGGAGTATATTGGTAAAACCTGTCCGAAGTGTGGTAAACCTCTTGTAAAAAGGGTTAATGGTGAGGATAATAGTTTATTTGTAGGATGCAGTGGTTTTCCTAAATGTAGACACACTGAACCATTTAAAAAAGAGATGGGAATCTAGAATGCTCCTCCACCTCCTCCGCCGGAACCTCCACCAACGCCACCAAAGCCGGAGCTGTCTGAATTTGCATTTGCTGTTTGTATTCCGGTATCTATTGCATTATGCATCATGTAATATCCTGTTCCATAATAGTAGTATGAATCAAGATAATCGTCATCAATGTTTCCTTCACCAACATGCAGTTTCATGGATTCGTAAACCTTATCAGCTACTCCAAGAGCTGTTGCATATACGAGATATTGATTCCATATAACTATTGATTCAGGAGGGTGTTCTTTCATTAAACTGTTGTCACTTAAAAACTTCTTAAAGTTTTTCCACTTTAGCATATATAGTCTGCCTTCTTTTGTCCATTGTCCGAAGATATCTTCGGGCAACATGTAAATCACAAATCCTGAAATAAATAAAAATACTGATCCTATAAGTCCAATTGTTCCTCCAGTTGTATTTAAACCATTTTCCAGATAGAATAATGAACCAAACAGAACTCCAATAATTATACAAGCTATTGAATAGTAAGTAGCTATTTTATTTCCTTCGTTATTAAAGAATTGTTTCAATCTGGATTTTGATAAATGTTCGTAGGCAACATCATTTTTCCATGATTTGATTCTGTTGTTGAACCATTCCGCATTATGTTCATCGGATAAATAATCTTTAACATTACTTAAATCCAAGAGATTGTCTTTAGCTATTGTTTTGAAGATATCGAAAACATCTTTTTCATCTAATGTTAAACTGTCGTAGTTTGTTTCATCTAATTCTATAATTAAATGTTTTTCTTCATTTGATTTAATTTTAAATATTTTACGATTAATCAAATCCATTATTGTAGCTTCAAATCCTTTTAAATCAGGAGTTCCAATATTGTATCTTTTTTGGATTAATGCATTAACTACAGCTGGGGGGTCGTTACTTGGAAGATCCCTTTCATAAATTCCTTCATAATTAACTTTAGGTTCTACACCATATTTGCGGTAAATAAAAAATGGAATTACTGGACTTATAATAAACAGTATTCCTATAAGTGATCCGATATTGTCCCACATTTTTTCATTTGCCTGATAATCATTGTAACGTTGTTCTATTTCTTTTTTAGCTGCTTTATCAATATGGATTGCATTTGGTGAGTTTGCAAAGTCACTTTCAGGCATTAAAACTTCAATCTCGTAAAAGTTTCCAGAATCTATGTAATTGCTGGTTGAAGTTATTGTATTTCCGTCTAATGAGCTGGTTTTGGTATATTTTGTAGGATTTAACCAGTATTCATTACCATTATCATTAGGTAAATGTATTGTTGTTATTAATTCATCAACTCCTACTGCCCACTGGTCTCCCCAAAGCTGATACTGTAGAGATGCAGTGTCCTGATAAACAGTCACTACATTTTTCATATCGTAGCTGATATGGACTTTAACATTTGTATCACTTATTGGTTGGGTTTTGGCAGCATCTGAATATAAATAAATTTTTATATGCTGAGTTCCATCTTCCTGATGTTGCTCTACTTTTGTATATGCACCTTCTGCTGATACATGAATATTTGAAATACTTTCTCCCTCTTTCAGGGGTATGTCTCTGTAAACTCCATTAAATGTTCCGTCAAATGAATAGTCAAAGGTTTCATTTATATGGAGCATTCCGTTTGTATCAACTATGATGTCTACAAGTGCCTGTGTAATGGAATAGCTTCTGTCATCGTCATCTGCATAAACACAAGAGATTGTTGATGTTATTAAAAAAAGTAGAAGGAAGATGGTTACTATCTTTTTATTAACCATATATTTAATCTCCCTTAAAATTGCACTTTAGGTGCTTCCCTTTCACCACTGGCTATTTCAAAAAAGTCAGCTTCTTTAAAATTAAACATTCCTGCAATAATATTGCTTGGGAATTGTTCGCATTTATTATTGTACATTAAAACAGCATCATTATAGAATTGTCTTGAGTAAGAAATTTTATCTTCGGTTTCTGTTAATTCGGATTGTAATTCTTTGAAATTTTGGTCTGCTTTCAGTTCAGGGTAATTTTCAGCAATAGCAAACAGTGATGTTAATGCACCAGTTAAAGCATTGTTGGCTTCACTAACTTCTTTAACGCTGCCTGCATTCATCAAACCGCTTCTTGCTTTGGTTACATTTTCAAATACATCTTTTTCATGACCTGCATAACCTTTAACAGTTTCAACAAGATTTGGTATTAAGTCATTTCTCCTTTTGAGCTGAACATCAATTTGAGAATAACTGTTTTTAACTCTGTTTCTTGCATTAACAAGGCCATTATATCCGCTAATGAGATATAATACAATAGCAAGTATGATTATTATAATTACTGCTAAAATAATCATGGTTGTATCCATATTTTTTACTCCTTTTTATTATTAATTTATATATTGATTGAAGTTTTATTAATATGTTGTTAATGGATTGTATTATTTTTTAAAAAATATTTGGAGTGGTTGGGAGATATTTAAAAATTGATAATTTTGAGTATTTATAGTAGTTTTTATATAAATATTAAGTAATAGATAGTGAAACTAAAATTGTGAGAAGGTATTAGTTTCAAATAAATAAATTAGAATGATAAAAATGTTATATGGAATTGTAGATATTGGTTCAAATACCATCAGATTAAAAATATATGAATATAAAAATAATAAAATCAAATCTGTTTTTTCTAAAAAGAAAACAGCAGGGCTTATTGCTTATCGTGATGACGGTAAATTAAACGATGAAGGAATAAATATTTTATCATCAATATTAAATAAATTTAATAAAATTATGAATTTATTGAATGTTGCCAGAAGATATTTCTTTGCAACAGCCAGTTTGAGAAATATTTCAAATACTTATGAGATAATTGCTTTTATAAAAGAAAAGATTGGTGTGGATATTCATATTCTTGATGATGAAACCGAAGCACAGCTAAGTTTCAATTCAGTTAAAAGCACAGGACTGAGCAGTGACGAGGGGATTCTTATTGATGTTGGTGGAGGCAGCTCTGAAATAATTGTTTTTGAAAATAAAACTCCTGTTGATAAAGGAAGTTTGCCTGTGGGATCTCTATCATGCTATGAAGATTATGTTGGAATCATGTTTCCAAATAAAAAGGAATCCGAAAATATTGAAAAAAGAGTAATTAAAGAAATTGAAGATTTGGGTTTGGTTAAAACTCATAAAAAATATTTGTTTGGTGTAGGTGGAACTGTAAGAAATCTTAAAAAATTATTGGTTCATCTCAATTTCATTAATGAAAAAAAAGATGCATTTCCAGTTTATTTGTTGGATGAAGTGTTGGATGAACTCAAATATAACAATAAAGAAGACTTTAATAAAATATTGAAAGTTAAGGCTGAAAGAATTCATACACTTGTGCCAGGAATTATAATTATTAAAACAATTGCAAAGTATTTTCATGTGGAGAAAATATGTGTTTGTAAAAATTCCATAAGGGAAGGAGTTTTATATTCACTTTTGGATGCTGAGGGATTATAATGAAAAAAAGGGATTATTCATACACTCAAAACAGGGAGCTGTCCTGGCTTAAATTTGATGACAGGGTTTTAAAAGAGGCAAAAGACAATACTGTTCCGCTGCTGGAAAGACTAAATTTCATATCTATTTTCACAAGCAATTTAGATGAGTTTTATATGGTCAGATGTGGAAGTCTTTTTGATTTAACTCTTATTGATGAAGATGACTGGGATAATAAGACTGGCTGGAGCCCTCAGGAGCAATTAGATGCCATATTTAAAGCTACTAAACCGTTATATGAAGAAAGAGATTTGATTTTTGATGAAATAGCTAAAGATTTAAGAAAATATGGTATTGTTAAACATAATTTCAATGAGTTAAATAGTAAGTTCAGACAGTATGCAACCCAGTATTTCTATGAAAATGTAGCTCCATTATTATCTCCTCAAATAATTGATTCTTATCATCCTTTCCCTCATATGGCAAATAAAAAGTTATATATTTATTGCATTTTGGAAAGGGGGGCCAGCAAGAAAAAAAATTCAAAAGAATACATTGGATTAATTCCAATTCCATATTCTCTGCCTGATTATGTTAAATTTCCGGATACAAATGAATTTATTTTAATGGAAGATTTGATTTATGCATTTGCTGAAGGTATTTTTACAAATTATAGGGTTAAATACCGGACTGTAGCTGCAGTAACAAGAAATGCAGATATAAACCTTCAAGATACTCCTATTGATGAGGATGAGGATTACAGACATTTCATGAAAAACATTCTTAAAAAAAGAAAAAGGTTGTCACCGATAAGATTGGAGTTTTACAAAAGCAATGATTCCACATACACCAAATATCTTAGAAAAGAATTGGGATTACATAAAAACCAGGTTTTCCTTACACAATCTCCAATAAATCTTGATTTTATTCATGATTTTATAAAAGAACTTCCTGGTGATGTAACTGATGATTTAACTTTTTTAGAGTTTACTCCTCAAAGGACAAGTCAAATTGACCCAAACAAATCATTGTTTAAGCAATTGGACAAGAAAGATATTTTGTTATTTTATCCATATCAAACAATGGACCATTTCCTTGATTTTTTAAAGGAGGCAGCGAATGATCCTGAAGTTTTATCAATTAAAATAACTTTATATCGTGTTGCAAGAACATCACGAGTTATTAAATATTTGATTGAAGCTTTAGATAATGATAAAGAAGTAACAGTTTTAATTGAGCTTCGTGCAAGATTTGATGAGAAAAACAATATTCATTATGCAGAATTGCTTGAAGAGGCAGGATGTCAAATATTGTATGGTTTTGTAGATTATAAAGTGCACTCTAAAATATGTACTGTAACTAAAAAACATAATGGAACTATAAAGCAGTACACACAAATTGGTACTGGTAATTATAATGAAAAAACAGCAAGGTTATATGTTGATTATTGTTATTTAACATCCAATCAGGAAATTGGAGATGATGCTACTGAATTCTTTAAAAATTTAGCATTGGCTAATTTACAGGGTCATTATAATAAGTTTCTTGTAGCTCCTACTTCTTTAAGGTCAGGAATCATGAATTTGATTGATAAGGAAATAGCTAAAGCTAAAAATAATCAGCCTGCTGAAATTTTGATGAAAATGAATTCATTTACAGACAGGAGAATCATTGATAAAATAGCTAAAGCTTCAAAAGCAGGTGTTACAGTAAAAATGATTATTCGTGGAATTTGCTGTATTATTCCGGGGCTTAAAGATAAAACAGACAATATTGAAATTCGTGGAATCGTTGGCAGGTATTTGGAACACTCCAGAGTCTATGCTTTTGGTGTTGGTGAAGACAGGATTTTATATATTTCAAGTGCAGATATGATGACAAGAAACACTGCAAAAAGAGTTGAAATTGCATGTCCTATTGAAGACAAAGCTATAAAAGCAAGAATTCTTGAAGATTTGGATATTATGTTAAAAGATGACATCAAAGGCCGTAGAATAAATTCCGACGGGGATTATGAATGCATACAGCAGGCACGTCATATCAATTCACAGGAATTTTTCCAGCAAAGAGCTATTGATGAAATGAAGGATGTTAAAGTTAAAAAAGATAATCCTAATTTTTTAAATTCTATTGTTGATAAAATTAAAAGTATTTTTAATTAAATAGTTTATAATGAAATTTTTATAAAAATTTCATTTTGATTCCATTTTCTAACAACTTTTAAATTTTAGAAGTTAGATATGCTATTATTAATCTTATTTTAACTTAAAAAAATCAATACCTTTATATAGGTAGAAAATTAAATATATTGTTATCATGTTAATTAGTGTTTAACATGATAGGCTAAGTATTTTTTATTATACTTGGAGCTATTTTAAGCAATAATGCCGAGATAGTCTAGCCTGGTAAGGCGCGAGACTGGAAATCTCGTGGGAGCTTTTCCCTCCTGGGTTCAAATCCCAGTCTCGGCGTTTATTAGTTTTTAACATACGATTTTTTAATTATTTTTTTCACGATTATTAAATTATTTGTTAAACTGATATTTTGCACTCTTAGTTGTAAATACTAAGTTTTAAATTGTTGAAAGAACTGTGTTTTGAAATCAAAACATTTGAATCTATTACTTTTGCGTCTCGTAGATTCGCTCTATAAATGGAGGTTATTTAATGGAAGACGACTTTAAGCACTTGGTGCGTATTTCTAGAAAGGATGTAGATGGTAATAAAACCATTGAACAAGCTTTAACCGAAATCAAAGGTGTTGGAATATCTTTATCCACAACTATGTGCCGTACTTTAGATTTAGATTCTGAAGCTCAAATCGGTTATATCGCTGATGAAGATGTTTTAAAAATTGAAGAAATTTTAGAAAACCCACAGAAATTTAATATTCCTAATTGGATGTTAAACCGTAGGGAAGACTATGAAACTGGTGAAAATATTCATTTAATTGAATCAGATCTTGACATGACTTTAAGAGATGATTTAAACAGAATGAAGAAAACCAGAAGTTACAAAGGTAGAAGACACGAAGCAGGTTTACCTGTTAGAGGTCAAAGAACTAAATCTACTTTCAGGAACAGTTCTTCAGTTGGTGTAAAACGTTCATAAGCATGAGAACTTTTTTTATAATTAATATTACTCAATAATTTTTTTACAATGATAGTATTAATTTAATTATTTTTATAAAGGAGATGTTTTAATGGGACAACCTAGAAAATCAAGGAAAAAGTATAATACACCGCCACATCCTTGGAATGCAGAAAGAATCAAAAATGAAAATAAATTGATGACTAAATACGGCTTAAAAAACAAAAAAGAAATTTGGAAAGCTGATACTTTAGTTAGAAGATACAGTAGGGAAGCAAGATACCTACTCGGGTTCGATATGGACCAAATGCAAGATGAAAAATTAGAATTATTAGGACACTTAGCTAGAACCGGTGTTTTGCCTGAAGGTGCAGCACTTGAAGAAGTCTTAAACTTAACTGTTGAAGATATCTTAAGAAGAAGATTACAAACTATTGTTTACAAAAAAGGTTTAGCTCGTACTCCTAAAGAAGCTAGAATGTTTGTTGTACATGGTCACATAACTTTAAACGGTAAAAAAATCAATTCACCAAGTTATGTTGTATTAAAAGGCCAAGAAGATGAAATTGGATTTTATCCATCATCACCTGTAGCTAAACAGATTGAAGAGTACAATAAAAACAAAAATGAAAAAGCTACTGAGGAATAAAGGGTGTAATTATGGCAAAAGATGAAAAATGGGGTATAGCTAATATTTACTCATCATACAATAACACTATTATTACTGTAACAGATATTACTGGTGCTGAAACCATTTCCCAATGGTCAGGTGGTAAAGTTGTTCGTGCAGATAGACAACAAGCTTCACCTTTCGCAGCTATGGCTGCAGCAACTAGAATAGCTGATGATGCTAAAGAAAAAGGATTTGTTGGCTTACATATTAGAGTAAGAGCTCCTGGTGGAAACGGACACAGAAGTCCAGGACCTGGTGCACAAGCTA
This genomic stretch from Methanobrevibacter smithii ATCC 35061 harbors:
- a CDS encoding 30S ribosomal protein S11; its protein translation is MAKDEKWGIANIYSSYNNTIITVTDITGAETISQWSGGKVVRADRQQASPFAAMAAATRIADDAKEKGFVGLHIRVRAPGGNGHRSPGPGAQATIRALARAGIKIGKIEDITPIPHDGTGRPGGKRGRRV